The [Clostridium] colinum genome includes the window ACTATTGTTTTTCTTTTTGCAGAATTTACAACATTTTGTAATTCTTCATCTAAAGTATATAATTCTTTTATAAATTTTACTTTATTATCAGCATATTCTACTACATTTTCAGGGTCTTTTTCAGCTATAACTTCTTCTAATATTTCTGCAATTTTTATTACATTTTTAGGTGAAGTCCATACATGTTCATCTAATTCGTGTGAATGGTTATGTTCTATCATCTCTTCAGCTATTTCTTTTCCAGTCATACCATTTGGATAATATGTAGGCCAATTTTCTAATTCTTCTAATAATTTGTCAAATCCTTCATCACCAAAATATAAATGGAAATGGTCTAAATCTTCAGTTGGTTCAATTAAATGGTCGCTAAATTGGATATATTTAGGAGCTCCACTATTTTTATCAACTGATTCAAATTGATAACGAACACCTTTTTTACCAGATTCATATGTTAAAATTTCAAATCCTTTATATGTATATTCTGAAGTTGATGGTTTTCCATCTTTATAAAAAGTAATTTTTCCATCATCAATTTTAATACGTTCTACATCTGTTTTATATCCTTTAGTATAATATTCTTTATATTCTTTTTCTGTTTTATCTTGATTTTCTTCTGCTTTATGATGAAATACTTCATCTAAAGAACCATCTTGTAAATATGGATATACAGATTGCCAGTCACCTTCCCAGTCGCTTAATTCACGGTCTTTTACTTGTGAATCTTCAAATTCTCCATCATTATGGTCATGTTCGTGTTCCATACCTTCTACTATTTCTTCTTCTATGGTATCTACACAATCCATTAATTTTAGAGTTTCTGGTTTGTTTTCACCCATTGAAGACAAGATGTCATCAACCCATACATCATTTTCTCCTCCAGTATAAATAAAAAGGTCAGCATTTTGAATATTTTTTATATCTTGTGGTGTAGGTTCAAAAGAATGACTTTCAGCACCTGGTTTTATTAGCATAGTTATATTTGCATTATCTCCAGCAATTTGTCTTGCAAAGTCATATTCTGGAAAAATAGTTGTAACTATATTTAATTTTTTATCTGCATCAACAGATTTTGTTTCTTCCTTATCACAACCTGTTAATGCACTAATTACCATAAGCCCTGCTATGAATAAAGATAATTTTTTCTTCATAAATTCCTCCTAAAAATTAAAAAGTATTTATTTTTACTATAAATTTGTAAGATATAATTTTAATTATTCATTCTTACTTTTAATTTAATAGGTGTTAAAACTATTTGATTATTTATATACGTTATATTTTTAATAAGAAAATTCATTAAAAGTAATACTATAATACTTATACTTATTGGTGTTATAAAAAATTGTTTTATTAAAATTTCAATTTTTTTAACATTTGTACAAATAGGACATTTATCTCCCACACATATATGATTATAATTTTTAATTTCATAAATACTATTAACGATAAAAAATAAAATACAAAAAATACAAATTATATACATTTTTATTTTATTTACCTGATTTTTTTTATTTAAATATTTTGATGACATTTATTACACACTCCACAAAATACCGTATCTTCTAAATCAATCTTAATTGGTGTATTACTTTTAAAAATATCTGTTAATGTTTGTAATTCTTTACTTTCAAAATGTTGCAATTTACCACAATCTTTACATCTAAAGTGAAATTGCTCTATCGAATTTTTTGTATTATCTATATATTCAAAATATGCACTAGAATTACCTTCCATGGCATATTTTTTTACAATCCCTTGCTTTACAAACATTTCTAAATTGCGATATATAGTTGATACACCAACAGGTAAGTTAATTTCTTTTAAATGTTCTTCTATTTCAAATACTGTAATATGTTTATTACTATTAAGTTTTAAAAAATCTAAAATAATTTGTTTTTGTTTTGTATTATATGGTAACCTTGGCATTGTTACATCACCCCAACTAATTTGATAATCATTCTTAATTTAAGTTTTTCAATATTTTAACATTTTAAATTTTTATTGTCAATATATTTTTAACTCTAATTTTCAAATTATATAAAAATGTATGATAAAATATATTGATTAATAGCATATTAGATGATATAATTTTTTAGAAAATTAAAAGGAATTTTAGAAAGGTTTAAATTATGTCTAATATTAATAACATAGAAGAAATAAATAAAAGAAGAATTTTTGGTATAATATCTCATCCAGATGCTGGTAAAACAACTTTAACAGAAAAATTATTATTACATGGGGGGGCTATAAGAGAAGCTGGAGCTGTTAAAGCTAGACGTGGACGCTCTGCAAAATCTGACTGGATGGAAATAGAAAAACAAAGAGGTATATCTGTTACTTCCTCTGTTATGCAATTTGAATATAAAGATAAAAAAATATCTATAATGGATACACCTGGTCATAATGATTTTGGTGAAGATACTTATCGTATATTAACATCTGTAGATAGCGCCGTTATGGTTATAGATGCTGCAAAAGGTGTAGAAGCTCAAACTAAAAAGCTTTTTAAAGTATGTAGTATGAGAGAAATACCTATTTTTACATTTATAAATAAACTTGATAGAGAAGCAAACCCTCCTCTAGACCTTCTAGAATCTTTAGAAGAGGCTTTAGGCTTACCTTCTGTTGCTATAACTTGGCCTATTGGAAGTGGGTCTATATTTGAAGGTATATATGATAGAATGGAAAATAAAATACATCTTTTTAAAACTAGAGAAACTATTGAATTATCTGAAGAAGGTGTATTTGATAAAAAATTAGATGATATTTTATTAAAAGAAAATTTAGAAAATCTTAGAATGGATATAGAATTATTAGATGGTGCTGGTAATGTGTTTGATTTAGATTTAATATTAAAAGGAAAACTTTCTCCAGTTTTTTTTGGAACTGCTTTATCCGATTTTGGTGTTACTGTATTTTTAGAACACTTTTTAAAAATATCTCCTGCCCCATCTATTAGAAAAACAACAACAGGAACTGTAAGCCCAACAGATGAATTTTTTAGTGGATTTATATTTAAAATTCAAGCT containing:
- a CDS encoding metal ABC transporter solute-binding protein, Zn/Mn family; the encoded protein is MKKKLSLFIAGLMVISALTGCDKEETKSVDADKKLNIVTTIFPEYDFARQIAGDNANITMLIKPGAESHSFEPTPQDIKNIQNADLFIYTGGENDVWVDDILSSMGENKPETLKLMDCVDTIEEEIVEGMEHEHDHNDGEFEDSQVKDRELSDWEGDWQSVYPYLQDGSLDEVFHHKAEENQDKTEKEYKEYYTKGYKTDVERIKIDDGKITFYKDGKPSTSEYTYKGFEILTYESGKKGVRYQFESVDKNSGAPKYIQFSDHLIEPTEDLDHFHLYFGDEGFDKLLEELENWPTYYPNGMTGKEIAEEMIEHNHSHELDEHVWTSPKNVIKIAEILEEVIAEKDPENVVEYADNKVKFIKELYTLDEELQNVVNSAKRKTIVFGDRFPFAYLAKDYGLNYFAAFSGCSTETEASPATVAFLADKVKEEQIPIVFTIEFSNGKIADSICDTTNSKKLTLHSCHNVSADDFKNGVTYVSLMQKNIESLREALN
- a CDS encoding Fur family transcriptional regulator, which encodes MPRLPYNTKQKQIILDFLKLNSNKHITVFEIEEHLKEINLPVGVSTIYRNLEMFVKQGIVKKYAMEGNSSAYFEYIDNTKNSIEQFHFRCKDCGKLQHFESKELQTLTDIFKSNTPIKIDLEDTVFCGVCNKCHQNI
- a CDS encoding peptide chain release factor 3, with product MSNINNIEEINKRRIFGIISHPDAGKTTLTEKLLLHGGAIREAGAVKARRGRSAKSDWMEIEKQRGISVTSSVMQFEYKDKKISIMDTPGHNDFGEDTYRILTSVDSAVMVIDAAKGVEAQTKKLFKVCSMREIPIFTFINKLDREANPPLDLLESLEEALGLPSVAITWPIGSGSIFEGIYDRMENKIHLFKTRETIELSEEGVFDKKLDDILLKENLENLRMDIELLDGAGNVFDLDLILKGKLSPVFFGTALSDFGVTVFLEHFLKISPAPSIRKTTTGTVSPTDEFFSGFIFKIQANMNPAHRDRLAFLRICSGTFERGMSVTLSRTGKQIKLNQSTQLMANERETIDIACAGDVIGIYDSGNYQVGDTLTNSNEKIFFEPLPTFPPELFMKVRPINTMKAKHFQKGVDQLAQEGAIQVYKNEFNEVILGAVGQLQFEVFEHRIKNEYNSDIRMEPISFTVARWVKSNDIEKLKDFQNSRCLLVFDHFDRPILLFANQYTLDTFIERNPNLTLVDALNIQTEL